From Candidatus Methylomirabilis sp., a single genomic window includes:
- the thrC gene encoding threonine synthase translates to MAHVKGLKCRECHRPYPAKPLHVCEFCFGPLEVDYDYAALRRVATRRAIEAGPPSIWRYQALLPVDGEAAVGHACGMTPLLPAKNLGAALGVRECYLKNDAVCHPTLSFKDRVVAVAVTKAIEFGFSVVACASTGNLANSVAAHSAQATLRSVIFVPADLEQSKIVGTLIYRPTLVAVDGNYDEVNRLCSEVADKYGWAFVNINIRPYYAEGSKTFGFEIAEQLGWRAPRHIVVPAAGGSLVTKIWKGLKELHALDLIPEVPTRMYVAQAAGCGPIVNAIKADSETIRPVKPKTIAKSLAIGNPADGYYAFKAVKESGGGGEHAIDEEILEAIQLLAATEGIFTETAGGVTVAAARKLVAQGVIPRDESLVISITGNGLKTQEALAGVLPVGLTIKPTLRAFEEALAAHEAAQGGA, encoded by the coding sequence TACGACTACGCGGCGCTGCGCCGGGTGGCGACCCGTCGCGCCATCGAGGCCGGTCCCCCCAGCATCTGGCGCTACCAGGCCCTTCTCCCGGTGGACGGGGAGGCGGCGGTGGGGCACGCCTGCGGCATGACCCCCCTCCTTCCGGCGAAGAACCTCGGGGCCGCGCTGGGGGTCCGGGAGTGCTATCTGAAGAACGACGCCGTCTGCCATCCCACCCTCTCCTTCAAGGACCGGGTGGTAGCGGTCGCCGTGACCAAAGCGATCGAGTTCGGGTTCTCGGTGGTCGCCTGCGCCTCCACGGGGAACCTGGCCAACTCGGTAGCCGCGCACTCCGCCCAGGCCACCCTCCGGAGCGTCATCTTCGTCCCCGCCGACCTGGAGCAGAGCAAAATCGTCGGCACGCTGATCTACCGCCCGACCCTGGTGGCGGTGGACGGCAACTACGACGAGGTCAACCGCCTCTGCAGCGAGGTGGCGGACAAGTACGGCTGGGCCTTCGTGAACATCAACATCCGCCCCTATTACGCGGAGGGCTCCAAGACCTTCGGCTTCGAGATCGCCGAGCAGCTCGGCTGGCGGGCGCCCCGGCACATCGTGGTCCCGGCGGCCGGGGGTTCCCTGGTGACCAAGATCTGGAAGGGCCTCAAGGAGCTCCACGCCCTGGACCTGATCCCGGAGGTCCCCACCCGGATGTACGTGGCCCAGGCGGCAGGCTGCGGGCCCATCGTCAATGCCATCAAGGCGGACTCGGAGACGATCCGACCGGTGAAGCCGAAGACCATCGCCAAGTCGCTCGCCATCGGCAATCCGGCGGACGGCTACTATGCCTTCAAGGCGGTGAAGGAGAGCGGCGGCGGCGGCGAGCACGCCATCGACGAGGAAATCCTCGAGGCGATCCAGCTCCTGGCCGCCACCGAGGGGATCTTCACGGAGACGGCAGGCGGCGTGACCGTGGCGGCCGCGCGGAAGCTCGTGGCACAGGGAGTGATCCCGCGGGACGAGAGCCTGGTGATCAGCATCACCGGCAACGGCCTGAAGACCCAGGAAGCGCTGGCCGGGGTGCTGCCGGTCGGGCTGACCATCAAACCGACGCTCCGGGCCTTCGAGGAGGCGCTGGCCGCCCACGAGGCGGCGCAGGGTGGCGCCTGA
- a CDS encoding MoaD/ThiS family protein, protein MSVLVRIPTPLRGLTRGQAEIKSEGASIGELIERLDAQYAGLKDRLCEGNGAIRRFINIYVNEEDIRFLQGPATPLKTGDAVSIVPAIAGGRR, encoded by the coding sequence ATGAGCGTGCTGGTGCGGATCCCGACGCCCCTGCGGGGCCTCACGCGGGGGCAGGCAGAGATCAAGAGCGAGGGGGCTTCCATCGGGGAGCTGATCGAGCGGCTGGACGCCCAGTACGCCGGGCTGAAGGACCGCCTCTGCGAGGGAAACGGTGCCATCCGCCGGTTCATCAATATCTACGTCAACGAAGAGGACATCCGCTTCCTCCAGGGGCCGGCCACCCCGCTGAAGACCGGGGACGCCGTCTCCATCGTCCCGGCCATCGCGGGCGGCCGCCGCTAG
- a CDS encoding FAD-dependent oxidoreductase, producing the protein MTRLRADVVICGAGMAGVAAAYHLAVRRGLKDVVLVDERPPLTLTSDKGTEAYRNWWPGPGDTMLRFMNRSIDLLEELAHESNNCFQLNRRGYVFLTADPDQVARMRQSAAEIAALGAGPLREHPGANPYVPSPPQGFANGPVGADLVRDPKVIRERFPFITEDAVAMLHVRRCGWLNAPQLGKWLLAQAQARGVRLRQDRVERVTLTGGRVQTIHLRSGEALSTRTFVIAAGPYLMQVGAMLGLDIPVFNELHGKMAFRDSLGIVPREAPLMIWTDPLTLPWSPAERKRLAAGADTRWLLEEFPAGVHFRPRGDVDNPTLLVIWTYDTKPQEPVWPPRFDPHYAEILLRGLARMIPGLSAYLGQGGQGYVDGGYYCKTRENRPLIGPLPVGGAFVIGALSGYGVMGSQAAAELLAAHVTGGDLPDYAPAFLLERYEQAEYQALLAGWDASSGQL; encoded by the coding sequence ATGACACGCTTGCGGGCGGACGTGGTCATCTGCGGCGCCGGGATGGCTGGAGTCGCCGCGGCCTACCACCTGGCGGTTCGGCGCGGCCTCAAGGACGTGGTGCTCGTGGATGAGCGGCCGCCGCTCACGCTCACCAGCGACAAGGGCACGGAGGCCTACCGGAACTGGTGGCCCGGGCCTGGCGATACGATGCTCCGCTTCATGAATCGCAGCATTGACCTCCTGGAAGAGTTGGCGCACGAGAGCAACAACTGCTTCCAGTTGAACCGGCGCGGCTACGTGTTCCTCACCGCCGATCCGGATCAGGTCGCCCGGATGCGACAGAGCGCCGCCGAGATCGCGGCGCTGGGGGCCGGACCCTTGCGCGAGCATCCCGGCGCGAACCCCTATGTCCCCTCCCCACCCCAGGGTTTCGCCAACGGCCCCGTCGGGGCGGACCTCGTGCGGGATCCGAAGGTCATCCGGGAGCGGTTTCCCTTCATCACCGAAGACGCGGTGGCGATGCTCCACGTTCGGCGCTGCGGCTGGCTGAACGCCCCGCAACTCGGCAAGTGGCTGCTCGCGCAGGCGCAGGCCCGCGGGGTCCGCCTGCGGCAGGATCGGGTTGAGCGCGTGACCCTGACAGGCGGCCGTGTCCAGACGATCCACCTCCGCTCCGGCGAGGCGCTGAGCACACGCACCTTTGTGATCGCCGCCGGTCCCTATCTCATGCAAGTCGGCGCCATGCTGGGGTTGGACATTCCCGTCTTCAACGAGTTGCACGGGAAGATGGCCTTCAGGGACTCCCTGGGCATCGTGCCCCGCGAGGCTCCCCTCATGATCTGGACCGACCCGCTCACCCTGCCGTGGAGTCCGGCCGAGCGCAAGCGGCTCGCCGCCGGGGCGGACACCCGCTGGCTGCTCGAGGAGTTCCCGGCCGGCGTTCACTTTCGCCCGCGAGGGGACGTGGACAACCCGACCCTGCTGGTGATATGGACCTATGACACCAAACCGCAGGAGCCGGTTTGGCCGCCGCGGTTCGACCCACACTATGCTGAGATCCTGTTGCGGGGCCTGGCGCGGATGATCCCGGGCCTGTCGGCCTACCTCGGCCAGGGAGGGCAGGGGTACGTGGACGGCGGGTACTACTGCAAGACCCGGGAGAACCGGCCCCTCATCGGGCCCCTCCCGGTCGGAGGGGCCTTCGTCATTGGGGCCCTCTCCGGGTACGGGGTCATGGGCTCCCAGGCGGCCGCAGAACTGCTGGCCGCGCACGTGACAGGCGGGGATTTGCCAGACTATGCGCCGGCCTTCCTGCTGGAGCGCTATGAACAGGCGGAGTATCAGGCCTTGCTGGCGGGCTGGGATGCCTCATCCGGCCAGCTCTAG
- a CDS encoding RES family NAD+ phosphorylase, whose product MPSATWYRIVKRERATREDVLQSRGGRFQGEPEEGPMTYVADSLRTAWREVTAHLGVPANPRAFRAWRVTLTGARLVDLRETDAQVRFQITAQDLAAVPAPPTCAATAGRVRRAREDYHGLIYPSVRNLPDGVCAVLFLERTEALIELEPVGEDEWERFIREGDG is encoded by the coding sequence GTGCCATCAGCGACGTGGTACCGGATCGTCAAACGCGAGCGCGCCACGCGAGAAGATGTGTTGCAGAGCCGGGGTGGCCGATTCCAGGGGGAGCCCGAGGAGGGACCGATGACGTACGTGGCTGACAGCCTGCGAACGGCCTGGCGGGAGGTGACGGCGCACTTGGGGGTGCCAGCGAACCCGCGCGCCTTCCGGGCCTGGCGTGTAACATTAACCGGGGCGCGGCTCGTTGACCTGCGCGAGACGGACGCGCAGGTGCGGTTTCAGATCACCGCCCAGGACCTCGCGGCTGTGCCGGCGCCGCCGACGTGCGCGGCTACTGCCGGCCGAGTCCGGCGAGCCCGGGAGGACTACCACGGCCTGATCTACCCGTCCGTGCGGAACCTGCCCGACGGCGTCTGTGCGGTCTTGTTCCTGGAGCGCACAGAGGCCCTGATCGAACTCGAACCTGTTGGAGAAGACGAATGGGAACGATTCATTCGCGAAGGCGACGGCTAA